A genomic region of Planctomycetota bacterium contains the following coding sequences:
- the gatC gene encoding Asp-tRNA(Asn)/Glu-tRNA(Gln) amidotransferase subunit GatC: MGLTRDQVNKVALLARLDLTEAELATMTTQLQAIVGYVESLGELNTDAITPLSHPHEVSNVFRDDTVVPSLDREAILANAPKRDAECYLVPAVLGE; encoded by the coding sequence ATGGGCCTGACTCGCGATCAGGTGAACAAGGTGGCGCTGTTGGCCCGGCTCGATCTGACCGAGGCCGAGTTGGCGACCATGACCACGCAGCTCCAGGCGATTGTCGGCTATGTCGAGTCGCTGGGCGAGTTGAACACCGACGCGATCACGCCCCTGTCGCATCCGCACGAAGTGAGCAACGTCTTTCGCGACGACACGGTCGTCCCCAGCCTGGACCGCGAGGCCATTCTGGCCAACGCCCCCAAACGCGACGCCGAGTGCTATCTGGTCCCGGCCGTGTTGGGCGAGTAG
- a CDS encoding diguanylate cyclase: MDTTASNSVAGTSDCKASATANQLNEIASLLERIDGAVRNESSALNVTRAPQNDLAQVRLGIASGLFAALRGKHEPTAEHCLRVALGCSTWAARIGLPTEQRDEIELAAILHDIGKIGVADSVLLKPGALSVHELAQMDAHWQTGLEILRSCCSSPAVLEIVRYARSWYDGSKHRQELLGDQIPLGARMLAICDAFDAMMSDHVYRRALPLERAYNELYTNAGKQFDPALVVLFIKLHDLDGMEPSPEILRHWLHDLSPDAVNAPWKRREGKLSPTTTAARSTDDLFYNKLLDNMHDAVVFVDNNKRITLWNRGAERLTGIPASSVHQRHWIPSLVKMRDERGRLVKDEECPVAHALETGVQWLRRLIIRGRGGHELAVDAHAAPVMAADGTRQGLTLIFHDASSETSLEERCQNLHELATRDPLTGVANRAEFNRVIMQFVAAHLESKRPCSLIMCDIDRFKQINDRYGHPAGDAVIRSFAHLLQNAVRTGDLVSRYGGEEFTMLCADCDLASVNARAEEIRMAFAQLPQSDLEGRCVSASFGVTEVQPGDTADSLLARADRALLIAKETGRNRVVQLGSGSGGAHDDESPTKTLLAGGDILLSQELMTQSPIDRTIDKLHGFVADHQGEVVAIEGNEVQIRLGNDESLFRRKGDRQVTVLMNLRMIEEHPQAERGTSSGLTRTRIKLEIRPAKSRDRRKAESIERAKQMLISLRSYMMATEVSARVQATPEPERGFFGNIKAIFITPPPVDDR; encoded by the coding sequence ATGGACACTACCGCCTCGAACAGCGTTGCCGGGACGTCGGACTGCAAAGCGTCCGCCACGGCCAATCAATTGAACGAGATCGCTTCGCTGCTCGAGCGCATTGACGGCGCGGTTCGCAACGAGTCGAGCGCCCTCAACGTGACGCGGGCGCCGCAAAACGATCTGGCGCAAGTCCGGCTGGGCATCGCCAGCGGTCTGTTCGCCGCCCTGCGCGGCAAGCACGAACCGACGGCCGAGCACTGTCTGCGCGTGGCGCTGGGCTGCTCGACCTGGGCGGCGCGGATTGGCTTGCCGACCGAACAACGTGACGAGATCGAACTGGCCGCCATCCTGCACGACATTGGCAAGATCGGCGTCGCCGATTCGGTCCTGCTGAAGCCGGGCGCGCTGTCGGTTCACGAACTGGCCCAGATGGACGCCCACTGGCAGACGGGCCTGGAAATCTTGCGCAGTTGCTGCTCGTCGCCGGCCGTGCTAGAGATCGTCCGCTACGCCCGTAGCTGGTACGACGGCTCGAAGCATCGCCAAGAGTTGCTCGGCGACCAGATTCCGCTGGGTGCGCGAATGTTGGCCATCTGTGACGCCTTCGACGCCATGATGTCCGACCACGTCTATCGCCGCGCGCTGCCGCTGGAACGCGCTTACAACGAGTTGTACACCAACGCCGGCAAGCAATTCGACCCGGCACTGGTCGTGTTGTTCATCAAGCTGCACGATCTGGACGGCATGGAACCCTCGCCCGAGATTCTGCGGCACTGGCTGCACGACCTTTCACCCGACGCGGTCAACGCCCCCTGGAAGCGCCGCGAGGGGAAGCTGTCGCCGACCACGACGGCCGCGCGCTCGACCGACGACTTGTTCTACAACAAGCTGCTCGACAACATGCACGACGCCGTGGTGTTCGTCGACAACAACAAGCGAATCACCCTCTGGAATCGCGGCGCGGAACGCCTGACCGGCATTCCCGCCTCGAGCGTCCACCAGCGGCACTGGATTCCCAGCCTGGTCAAGATGCGCGACGAGCGCGGCCGGCTGGTGAAAGACGAAGAATGCCCCGTGGCCCACGCGCTCGAGACGGGCGTCCAGTGGCTGCGGCGCTTGATCATTCGCGGCCGCGGGGGACATGAATTGGCGGTCGACGCCCATGCCGCGCCGGTGATGGCGGCCGACGGCACGCGCCAAGGGCTGACGCTGATTTTCCACGACGCCTCGTCCGAGACTTCGCTCGAGGAGCGTTGCCAGAACCTGCACGAGCTGGCCACGCGCGACCCGCTGACCGGGGTGGCCAACCGCGCCGAGTTCAACCGCGTGATCATGCAGTTCGTGGCCGCCCACTTGGAAAGCAAGCGGCCTTGCAGCTTGATCATGTGCGACATCGACCGCTTCAAGCAGATCAACGATCGCTACGGCCACCCGGCCGGCGACGCCGTGATTCGCAGCTTTGCCCACCTGTTGCAAAACGCCGTGCGGACGGGCGACCTGGTCTCGCGCTATGGCGGTGAAGAGTTCACGATGCTGTGCGCCGATTGCGACTTGGCCAGCGTGAACGCGCGGGCCGAAGAGATTCGCATGGCCTTCGCTCAACTGCCCCAGTCCGACCTGGAAGGTCGTTGCGTCTCGGCCAGCTTTGGCGTGACCGAAGTCCAGCCAGGCGACACGGCCGATTCGCTGTTGGCTCGGGCCGACCGGGCGCTGTTGATTGCCAAGGAAACCGGCCGCAACCGCGTGGTGCAACTGGGCTCGGGGAGCGGCGGCGCCCACGACGACGAATCGCCGACCAAGACCCTGCTGGCCGGTGGCGACATTCTGCTCTCGCAAGAGCTGATGACCCAATCGCCGATCGACCGCACGATCGACAAGCTGCACGGCTTTGTCGCCGACCATCAAGGCGAGGTTGTGGCGATCGAAGGGAACGAAGTGCAGATTCGCCTGGGCAACGACGAAAGTCTGTTCCGTCGCAAAGGTGACCGGCAGGTGACCGTGCTGATGAATCTGCGGATGATCGAAGAGCACCCCCAAGCCGAGCGCGGCACGAGCAGTGGCCTGACGCGGACACGCATCAAGCTGGAGATTCGCCCCGCCAAAAGTCGCGACCGGCGCAAGGCCGAGTCGATCGAACGGGCGAAGCAGATGCTGATTAGCCTGCGGTCGTACATGATGGCGACCGAGGTCTCGGCCCGCGTGCAAGCCACGCCCGAGCCGGAGCGCGGCTTCTTCGGCAACATCAAGGCAATCTTCATCACCCCGCCACCCGTGGACGATCGGTAA
- the bioA gene encoding adenosylmethionine--8-amino-7-oxononanoate transaminase, which translates to MPRSTRQEIEQWDRREVWHAFTQMAEYEPLLIERAHGCTLVDIDGREYLDGTSSLWCNVHGHRHPRLDAAIVEQLGKVAHTTSLGASNSTTVTLARRLVEIAPAGLDHVFFSDDGSTAIEAALKMAFQYWRQCPTPRPEKTCYAALGEAYHGDTLGSVSVGGMPRFHALFQPLLFEVLRLPTPHVYRRPVDVPIERAAEHYLAQAEALLAEHHQRLAALVVEPLVQCAAGMIVHPSGYLRGLRELTRRYNVLLVADEVAVGFGRTGRMFACEHERVTPDLMCLAKGLTAGYLPMAATLATTEIWQAFLGRNEEGRQFFHGHTYGGNPLAAAVALASLDVFEEDRVLEGLVPKIARLQEHLAQIARLPHVGDARQCGLLAGIELVRDIATKEPFPTSEGRGRNVCRRAREQGIMLRPLGDEIVIMPPLAITLEELDRMMQAVEQAIAAEFAR; encoded by the coding sequence ATGCCACGCTCGACGCGCCAGGAAATCGAACAGTGGGACCGCCGCGAGGTCTGGCACGCCTTCACGCAAATGGCCGAGTACGAGCCGTTGCTGATCGAGCGAGCCCACGGCTGTACGTTGGTCGATATCGACGGGCGCGAATACCTGGACGGGACCAGCAGCCTGTGGTGCAACGTCCACGGCCATCGGCATCCGCGGCTCGACGCCGCAATCGTCGAGCAACTGGGCAAGGTGGCTCACACCACTTCGCTGGGCGCGTCGAACTCGACGACGGTCACGTTGGCACGTCGGCTGGTCGAGATCGCCCCGGCGGGACTGGATCACGTCTTCTTCTCGGACGACGGTTCAACGGCCATCGAAGCGGCGCTGAAGATGGCGTTTCAATATTGGCGGCAGTGCCCCACGCCGCGCCCCGAGAAAACCTGCTACGCGGCGCTGGGCGAGGCGTATCACGGCGACACCCTTGGCAGCGTCAGCGTCGGCGGCATGCCACGGTTTCACGCATTGTTCCAGCCGTTGTTGTTTGAGGTGCTGCGACTGCCCACGCCGCACGTCTATCGCCGGCCGGTCGACGTGCCTATCGAACGCGCGGCGGAACATTACTTAGCCCAGGCCGAAGCGCTGTTGGCCGAGCATCACCAGCGCCTGGCCGCGCTGGTCGTCGAACCGCTGGTCCAGTGTGCCGCCGGGATGATCGTCCATCCGTCGGGCTACTTGCGCGGCTTGCGCGAGTTGACGCGGCGGTACAACGTGCTGCTGGTGGCCGATGAAGTGGCGGTGGGGTTCGGCCGCACCGGGCGGATGTTCGCCTGTGAACACGAACGAGTGACGCCGGACCTGATGTGCCTGGCCAAGGGGCTGACGGCGGGCTACTTGCCTATGGCGGCCACATTGGCGACGACCGAAATCTGGCAGGCATTCCTGGGACGCAATGAAGAGGGCCGGCAGTTCTTCCACGGCCACACGTACGGAGGGAACCCGCTGGCGGCGGCGGTGGCGTTGGCGTCGCTCGACGTGTTCGAGGAAGATCGCGTGCTCGAAGGTTTGGTTCCCAAGATCGCGCGGCTACAGGAGCATCTCGCGCAGATCGCCCGATTGCCCCACGTGGGCGACGCGCGTCAATGCGGCTTGCTGGCGGGCATCGAACTAGTACGCGACATCGCAACCAAAGAGCCGTTCCCAACGAGCGAAGGCCGCGGGCGAAACGTCTGTCGTCGCGCGCGCGAGCAAGGCATCATGCTCCGCCCGCTGGGAGACGAAATCGTGATCATGCCCCCACTAGCGATCACGCTGGAGGAACTCGACCGGATGATGCAGGCGGTCGAGCAAGCGATTGCGGCGGAGTTCGCGAGGTAA
- a CDS encoding VWA domain-containing protein has protein sequence MSTTPQSDASPSAAVVTQQAPAATQPATAPAQQPAAEPPRSMADIDADFDALVRRRQMIQFGASCGVSMIVHAIALILLGLIKNQVPTKELVVPLVASVAETPEDLLNQVLEDDPEPSKTLEPISGVEVTHTGLVGMAAAALPSAPTMTADTSEVVAEAVRYDPGELNPFNQSSKVFAANVPKGTVGDAIQSVNNYQDAVDRITQEILTKLNNGKVLVIWCFDESESMLDDRTEITAKIDRVYAELGIATTAQGDQLLTSICSYGKDLHFLTTKPTADVKEIQAAIKKVPNDPSGQEQMCPAITTAVGQHVKYANQGRRQLMTIVVTDESGDPQSNWSNMEATIAECKSLRSPVYFLAREAVFGYPYGTMRYIDPETKTVHWLQIDRGPETPYAEQLQVDGFVRRYDAHASGFGPYAQTRIARETNGVFFMLPSPEVNLVGRDATKYNLETMRPYLPDLSTRSDYMAERDKHEFRKTLWRMIGIFNPYSDDKAQAAAVQVKWWNFAIDQPGFTEQAKENYAKAQKLIPMYEQAQKELEKVKGLRAREDSLRWRANYDLIYAQVLAFQVRLHEYSALLEKTAKEFKPPKDAKSNEWNLFTTARTLTDAKTKDLREKAIEALKYVAKEHEGTPYASRARNELARGFGVDIRDNWDDPRRRNVVLPKF, from the coding sequence AGATGATCCAGTTCGGCGCGTCGTGCGGCGTGTCGATGATCGTCCATGCGATCGCGCTGATCCTGCTGGGGCTGATCAAGAACCAGGTGCCGACCAAGGAACTGGTCGTGCCGCTGGTGGCCAGCGTGGCCGAGACGCCGGAAGATTTGTTGAACCAGGTGCTCGAAGACGACCCCGAGCCCTCCAAAACGCTCGAGCCGATCTCGGGCGTGGAAGTCACGCACACCGGGCTGGTGGGCATGGCCGCGGCCGCGCTCCCTTCGGCGCCGACGATGACCGCCGATACTTCCGAAGTGGTGGCCGAAGCGGTTCGCTACGACCCGGGCGAGCTGAACCCGTTCAATCAAAGCTCGAAGGTCTTTGCCGCCAATGTTCCCAAGGGGACGGTCGGCGACGCCATTCAATCGGTCAACAACTACCAGGACGCCGTCGACCGGATCACGCAAGAAATCCTCACCAAGCTGAACAACGGCAAGGTGCTGGTGATTTGGTGCTTTGACGAATCGGAAAGCATGCTCGACGACCGAACCGAAATCACGGCCAAGATCGATCGGGTCTACGCCGAGTTGGGCATCGCCACCACGGCCCAAGGTGACCAACTGCTGACCAGCATTTGCAGCTATGGCAAGGATCTGCACTTCTTGACCACGAAGCCGACGGCGGACGTCAAGGAGATTCAGGCCGCCATCAAGAAAGTTCCGAATGACCCCTCGGGCCAGGAGCAAATGTGCCCGGCCATTACGACCGCCGTGGGCCAGCACGTGAAGTACGCCAATCAAGGTCGGCGGCAGTTGATGACCATTGTGGTCACCGACGAAAGTGGCGACCCACAGAGCAACTGGAGCAACATGGAAGCGACCATCGCCGAGTGCAAATCGCTGCGCTCGCCGGTCTACTTCCTGGCTCGCGAGGCGGTGTTCGGCTACCCGTACGGCACCATGCGGTACATCGACCCCGAGACCAAGACGGTCCACTGGCTGCAGATCGATCGCGGGCCCGAGACGCCGTACGCCGAGCAGTTGCAGGTCGACGGCTTTGTCCGCCGCTATGACGCTCACGCCAGCGGCTTTGGCCCCTATGCCCAAACGCGCATCGCCCGCGAGACGAACGGCGTGTTCTTCATGTTGCCCAGCCCGGAGGTGAACCTGGTCGGGCGCGACGCCACGAAATACAACCTGGAAACGATGCGGCCGTACTTGCCCGACTTGAGCACGCGATCCGACTACATGGCCGAGCGCGACAAGCACGAATTCCGCAAGACGCTGTGGCGGATGATCGGCATCTTCAACCCTTACTCCGACGACAAGGCCCAGGCGGCCGCGGTGCAGGTCAAGTGGTGGAACTTTGCGATCGATCAGCCGGGCTTCACCGAGCAGGCCAAGGAGAACTACGCCAAGGCGCAAAAGCTGATCCCGATGTACGAGCAGGCGCAAAAGGAGCTGGAAAAGGTCAAGGGGCTACGCGCCCGCGAGGACAGCCTGCGTTGGCGGGCGAATTACGACTTGATCTATGCCCAGGTGCTCGCCTTCCAGGTCCGTCTGCACGAGTATTCGGCGCTGCTGGAAAAGACCGCGAAAGAATTCAAACCGCCGAAGGATGCCAAGTCGAACGAATGGAATCTGTTCACGACCGCGCGCACGCTGACCGACGCCAAGACCAAGGACTTGCGCGAGAAGGCGATCGAAGCCCTCAAGTACGTCGCCAAAGAGCACGAGGGGACTCCGTACGCATCACGGGCGCGGAACGAACTGGCCCGCGGCTTTGGCGTTGACATTCGCGACAACTGGGACGACCCCCGTCGCCGCAACGTCGTGCTGCCAAAGTTCTAA
- a CDS encoding tryptophan synthase subunit alpha, which produces MSAVDQLFAKLKADGRKALMPFVTAGDPDVAFTREVLVELVRRGASMCELGIPYSDPIADGPVIQASYTRALAKHLKLADILKMTGEVTPKLAAPVVTMVSYAIVLRHGLQKYVDDAKAAGVAGAIVPDLLIEEASELAGICRKADFNLIQLVTPTTGRERALRIAESSTGFVYYVSVTGITGERTQLPPQLIEEVGWLREHSGKPICIGFGISQPEHVKLLAPVADGLIVGSAVVRRIAEAATRPRADVLREVGDYVATLAAALNP; this is translated from the coding sequence ATGTCAGCAGTCGATCAATTGTTCGCCAAGCTCAAAGCCGACGGCCGCAAGGCGCTGATGCCCTTTGTGACGGCGGGCGATCCCGACGTGGCCTTCACTCGCGAGGTGTTGGTCGAGTTGGTGCGGCGCGGGGCCTCGATGTGCGAGTTGGGTATTCCCTACAGCGACCCCATCGCCGACGGCCCGGTGATCCAGGCGTCATATACCCGGGCGCTGGCCAAGCATTTGAAGCTGGCCGACATTCTGAAGATGACCGGCGAGGTGACCCCCAAGCTGGCCGCGCCGGTCGTCACGATGGTCAGCTATGCAATCGTGCTGCGGCACGGACTACAGAAGTACGTCGACGACGCCAAGGCGGCCGGCGTGGCGGGGGCGATCGTGCCCGACCTGTTGATCGAAGAAGCGTCGGAGTTGGCGGGCATCTGTCGGAAGGCCGACTTCAACCTGATTCAACTGGTCACGCCGACCACCGGGCGCGAGCGGGCGTTAAGAATTGCCGAGTCGTCGACCGGGTTCGTGTATTACGTTTCGGTCACCGGCATCACGGGCGAGCGGACGCAACTGCCGCCGCAACTGATCGAAGAAGTCGGCTGGCTCCGCGAGCACAGCGGCAAGCCGATCTGCATCGGCTTTGGCATCAGCCAGCCGGAACACGTGAAGCTGCTAGCGCCGGTGGCCGACGGGCTGATCGTCGGCAGCGCCGTGGTCCGCCGGATTGCCGAGGCCGCCACCCGGCCGCGGGCCGACGTCTTGCGCGAAGTGGGCGATTACGTGGCCACGCTAGCCGCGGCGCTCAATCCGTAA
- a CDS encoding fumarylacetoacetate hydrolase family protein, with amino-acid sequence MQFVTFQSALGPRAGLVKGGGYVDLQATDARLPNSVKEIIAGGSKLLTLAAEAGQKASATVPASSVKLLSPVLDPQKIICVGLNYADHAREGGKEPPTEPVIFCKFATALSAHEAPIVLPAVSQKVDYEAELVVVIGRAGRNIPQQHALDFVAGYCVGHDVSARDWQQEKPGGQWLLGKSFDTFAPLGPTLVTPDEVGNAGKLRIQCRLNGQTMQDSNTEQLIFTIPHLIAYVSQVATLMPGDLIYTGTPSGVGFARKPPVFLKPGDVVEVEIEKLGVLRNPVVGP; translated from the coding sequence ATGCAGTTCGTCACGTTTCAAAGCGCTTTGGGTCCGCGGGCTGGCTTGGTCAAGGGAGGCGGATACGTCGACTTGCAGGCGACCGACGCGCGATTGCCCAACTCGGTCAAGGAAATCATCGCCGGTGGATCGAAGCTGCTGACACTGGCAGCCGAGGCCGGCCAGAAAGCCTCCGCGACCGTGCCGGCCAGCTCGGTCAAGCTGCTCAGCCCGGTGTTGGACCCGCAAAAGATCATTTGCGTCGGGCTGAACTACGCCGACCACGCTCGCGAAGGGGGCAAGGAGCCGCCGACCGAGCCAGTGATCTTCTGTAAGTTCGCCACGGCGCTTAGCGCGCACGAAGCGCCGATCGTATTGCCCGCCGTCAGCCAGAAGGTCGACTACGAAGCCGAACTTGTGGTCGTCATCGGCCGCGCCGGGCGGAACATTCCCCAGCAGCACGCCCTCGATTTCGTGGCAGGGTACTGCGTGGGGCACGATGTCTCGGCTCGCGACTGGCAGCAGGAAAAACCGGGCGGGCAGTGGCTGCTGGGCAAGTCGTTCGACACGTTCGCGCCGCTGGGTCCGACGCTGGTCACGCCCGACGAAGTCGGCAACGCCGGCAAGCTGCGGATTCAATGCCGGCTGAACGGCCAGACGATGCAAGACTCGAACACCGAACAATTGATCTTCACGATCCCGCACCTGATCGCGTACGTGTCGCAGGTGGCGACGTTGATGCCGGGCGATTTGATCTACACCGGCACGCCGTCGGGCGTCGGCTTCGCCCGCAAGCCGCCGGTGTTCCTGAAACCCGGCGACGTGGTGGAAGTCGAGATCGAAAAGCTCGGGGTGCTACGGAATCCGGTCGTTGGACCGTAG
- the rpmB gene encoding 50S ribosomal protein L28 produces the protein MPKACDVCGKGPMIGNQVTTRGKAKYLGGVGTKITGITKRQFKPNLQRIHVTENGTNKTINACTQCIRSGRIVKRVRAQPFRLPAEAGGKKK, from the coding sequence ATGCCCAAGGCATGCGACGTTTGTGGTAAGGGTCCGATGATCGGCAATCAGGTCACGACCCGCGGTAAGGCCAAGTATTTGGGCGGCGTCGGTACCAAGATCACCGGCATCACCAAGCGGCAGTTCAAGCCGAACTTGCAGCGGATTCACGTGACCGAGAACGGCACGAACAAGACGATCAACGCCTGCACTCAGTGCATTCGCAGCGGTCGGATTGTGAAGCGCGTCCGTGCCCAGCCGTTCCGTCTGCCCGCCGAAGCTGGCGGCAAGAAGAAGTAA
- the gatA gene encoding Asp-tRNA(Asn)/Glu-tRNA(Gln) amidotransferase subunit GatA: protein MSLINLTATELLGQMQSGQATSVDITRAFIERIKQVDGRVGALLRYDADSALAQAEAVDRKRRAKQPLGPLAGLPIAVKDLICSTGELTTCASKILKDFRAPYDATVIMRLKGADAVLLGRTNLDEFAMGGSTENSGFQPTRNPWDLSRSPGGSSGGSAAAVAASLAPLSLGTDTGGSIRQPAAFCGITGLKPGYGRVSRFGLVAFASSLDQIGPMAWTVEDAALLLGVIAGHDPRDSTSVNQPVPDYLAALRRPLDGLTLGLVREHFAAGLDGEIESAVREAIRLYESLGAKVKEVSLPHSKYGVAAYYLVAPCEASSNLARYDGIHYGHRADEKAIQAEFEADRKQLVAAGKHEAAERLDMPLVRLYRRSREEGFGPEVKRRIMLGTYALSAGYYDAYYLKALKVRRLIQQDYLDAFKQCELLIGPVTTTPAIKLGENANNPLAMYLLDLYTVTANLAGVAGISIPCGFTKAGLPIGLQLQGAAFAEDRLLHAAQQYQAKTDWHQKRPALASG, encoded by the coding sequence ATGTCGCTCATCAACCTGACTGCCACCGAACTGCTAGGCCAAATGCAGTCGGGCCAAGCGACCTCGGTCGACATCACCCGGGCGTTCATCGAGCGCATCAAGCAAGTCGATGGAAGGGTCGGCGCTCTGCTGCGCTACGACGCCGACAGCGCGCTGGCCCAGGCCGAAGCGGTCGACCGCAAGCGCCGCGCCAAACAGCCCCTCGGCCCGCTGGCCGGCTTGCCGATTGCGGTCAAAGACCTGATTTGCAGCACCGGCGAACTGACCACATGCGCTTCGAAGATTCTGAAGGACTTCCGCGCGCCGTACGACGCCACCGTCATCATGCGGCTCAAGGGGGCCGATGCGGTGCTGTTGGGGCGCACGAATCTCGACGAGTTCGCGATGGGGGGCTCGACCGAGAACTCGGGCTTTCAGCCCACGCGCAACCCGTGGGATCTGTCGCGCTCGCCCGGCGGCAGCAGCGGCGGTTCGGCGGCGGCCGTGGCGGCGTCGCTCGCTCCGTTATCACTCGGGACCGACACCGGCGGTTCGATCCGCCAGCCAGCGGCGTTTTGCGGCATCACGGGATTAAAGCCGGGCTATGGCCGCGTCAGTCGTTTCGGCCTGGTGGCATTCGCCAGCAGTTTGGATCAAATCGGGCCGATGGCCTGGACCGTCGAGGACGCGGCGCTGCTCTTGGGCGTGATTGCCGGCCACGATCCGCGCGACTCGACCAGCGTGAACCAGCCGGTGCCCGACTACCTGGCGGCGTTGCGCCGGCCGCTGGACGGCTTGACGCTGGGGTTGGTGCGCGAACACTTCGCCGCCGGGCTTGATGGTGAAATCGAGTCGGCCGTGCGCGAGGCGATTCGCCTGTACGAGTCGCTGGGCGCGAAAGTAAAAGAAGTCTCACTGCCGCACAGCAAGTACGGCGTGGCGGCGTACTACCTGGTCGCGCCGTGCGAGGCGTCGAGCAATCTGGCCCGCTATGACGGCATTCACTACGGCCATCGCGCCGACGAAAAAGCGATTCAGGCTGAGTTCGAGGCCGATCGCAAGCAACTTGTCGCCGCCGGCAAGCACGAAGCGGCCGAGCGACTCGACATGCCGCTGGTGCGTCTGTATCGCCGCAGTCGCGAAGAAGGGTTCGGCCCCGAAGTCAAGCGGCGGATCATGCTCGGCACCTACGCGCTGAGCGCGGGCTATTACGACGCCTACTATTTGAAGGCACTCAAGGTCCGCCGGCTGATCCAGCAGGACTATCTCGACGCATTCAAGCAGTGCGAGCTGTTGATTGGCCCGGTGACGACGACTCCGGCGATCAAGCTGGGGGAAAACGCCAACAACCCACTGGCGATGTACTTGCTGGACCTGTACACGGTGACGGCGAACCTGGCCGGGGTGGCGGGCATTTCGATTCCCTGCGGCTTCACCAAGGCCGGGCTGCCGATCGGCTTGCAGTTGCAAGGGGCCGCGTTCGCCGAGGACCGGCTGCTGCACGCAGCCCAGCAGTACCAGGCGAAAACCGATTGGCATCAAAAGCGGCCGGCGCTCGCTTCGGGGTAG